The Martelella endophytica genome contains the following window.
TGCTGGTAGTAGTAGCCGACAAGGCCTGCAGAGAGCTGCGATTCAAAGGTTTTGGTGAAGGCGCCTTCAAGATGGAACTCCGTCCCAGTCTTGTAGTCGGTTGCCGGGTTCTCACCATTGAAGGTAAAGCCGGCCGCAGCGGAGGCTTCCCATCCGGATGTGGCGTCCAGCCATGTTACCGCAGCATTCAGATCAGCCCCCCAGCGGTGAAACGCGACATTTGCGATCTCGCCTTCCTGGTAGTCCCCGATCGGAACGTTGACGAGCGTACCGGCCGTCCAGTGCCAGTTGCCGCTGTGCCAGCCCAGTGTGGCGCCGATAACGGGATCACCGATGGTGGAGACATTGTCGTCGATTGCAGTACCAAGGCCGCCGCCGGAAAGAGCCGCCGACGCATCCACCTTCTGGTAGCCCCATGGTACTGTCACGGTGAGACCGAGATTGCCGCCGGCCACGCCTTCCGGCAAGACCCAGAGGCCCGTTGCCAGGTCGATAACGGCCGTCGCATCAATGTCTGCGACAACACTGCCGCCGATTGGCAGGTCGACGCTCGCACCGGCCGAGCCGGAATAGAAATAAAGATCATTGGCGAAATAGGCGCCAGGCGGAGCGAGAACCCCAGCCATCGGCCCCTTCGAGCCAAGGAGATAG
Protein-coding sequences here:
- a CDS encoding SphA family protein, coding for MYVTDRKQAPAISASVASVLAASTVLLTGAGAEAAESGTGFYLLGSKGPMAGVLAPPGAYFANDLYFYSGSAGASVDLPIGGSVVADIDATAVIDLATGLWVLPEGVAGGNLGLTVTVPWGYQKVDASAALSGGGLGTAIDDNVSTIGDPVIGATLGWHSGNWHWTAGTLVNVPIGDYQEGEIANVAFHRWGADLNAAVTWLDATSGWEASAAAGFTFNGENPATDYKTGTEFHLEGAFTKTFESQLSAGLVGYYYQQLTADSGPGASLGDFKGRVAAIGATVGYNFVAGETPISLRAKIYHEFDAKNRLEGTSGYLSLSLPF